Below is a genomic region from Magnetococcales bacterium.
GCGCGAATTCCTGTCCGATCCAAACGTTGTCGATGCACCACGCTGGTTCTGGTTGCCGCTTTTGCATGGGGTGATCCTGCGCACCCGCCCCCCGCGCTCGGCAGCCCTGTATCGGCAAATCTGGCGGGCAGACGGTACCTCCCCCCTGCTGCACCACTCCCGGTTGCAGACCCAGGCAGTCACAG
It encodes:
- a CDS encoding ferrochelatase, with amino-acid sequence MTAVLLTQMGTPDAPTVPAVRHYLREFLSDPNVVDAPRWFWLPLLHGVILRTRPPRSAALYRQIWRADGTSPLLHHSRLQTQAVT